The region CGTTGACCACCATCCGAGGCTTCGCCGAGCTCTACCGGCAGGGGGCGGCCGGCTCGCCGGAGGACACCGCCCGGCTGGTGCGTCGGATCGAGGACGAGGCGGCCCGAATGGGGCTGCTGGTGGAGGATCTGCTGCTGCTCGCCCGGTTGGACCGGGAACGGCCGCTGACCCTGGCCCCGGTCGAACTGCCGGTGCTGGCCGCTGACGCGGTACAGGCCGCTCGGGCGGTCGCCCCCGACCGGGACATCCGCCTGGAGGTGGTACCGGGATCGGGGCCGCTGGTGGTGTACGGCGACGACGCCCGGCTGCGACAGATCATCGGCAACCTGATGGCCAACGCGGTCAACCACACGCCAGCCGACGCACGGGTCACCCTGCGACTGCGTACCGAGCAGGGCAACCTGGCCGTCGTCGAGATCGCCGACACCGGCCCGGGGCTCACCCCGGAACAGATCGAGCGGGTCTTCGAGCGGTTCTACCGGGCCGACTCCGCACGTACCCGCCGGTCGGACGGGGTTGCCGGGACCGGGCTCGGCCTGGCCATCGTCGCGGCCCTGGTGGCCGCGCACAACGGCTCGGTCGAGGCGAGCGAGACCCCGGGCGGGGGCGCGACCTTCCGGGTACGACTACCGCTGGCCCCCGACAGCGGCGAATCGGCTGATTCTCACAGCTAACCTCCAGGATGATCACAGGCGTGTTCCAGTACGGGAGGGGATGGTGGAAGGCATGAACGAGTACGAGACCGATCCGCGACGGCCCTCGGCCAACGCCGAGCCGACGAACCCTATCGATGAGTCGACTCGCGCTGAGCGCGGTTCGGCCGACTCCTCCGGCTCGATGCCGCAGCCGACCGAGGCGGAGTCGATGCCTCGCCCGGCCGATCCCGGGCCGACGGCACCGCCGGCCGACGGTTCGCCGCTGGCAAGTGTCGAGCCACCGACGGGCACCGAGCCGCCGGCCAGTGCGCCGTCCGGTCCGGCGAGTGCGCCGCCGGCTGGTGTGTCCGGTCCGGCCAGTGCGCCGCCGGTTGTGCCCGGGGGATATCCGCCGAGCGCCTGGCAACCGGCCCACCACCGTCCAGTGACGCACCACAACCAGCCCGGCTGGGCCGGCAATCCCTCCGCCTACCAGGGGCACTACCCGGGTTCGCCTGGTCCCGTACCCTTCTCTGGGCCGGCGGACCCTCGCGGTGGCCCACCACCGATGTGGAGCCCGCACGGGCCGGTCGTCTCCGGTCGGGTCCCGGGGCCGAGCCGGCTGGGTCGGGTCCTGGCCGCCGCGGCGGCGGCCCTGGTGCTGATGGCCGGCTCCGGTATCGCCGGGGGTGTCGTCGCGCTCGCCATCGACGGCAATCTGGGATCGGGCGGACGTACCTACACCGCCGCGCCGATCATCGACAGCGCCGACCTGCCGAAGATCGCCGCCGCGGTGGAGAACAGCGTCGTGTCGATCAGCACGGGCAGTGGTGAGGGCTCCGGGGTGGTGCTGACCGCGGACGGCTACGTGCTGACCAACAACCATGTCGTGGCAAGCGGATCCGGCGACCGGGTGCGGGTGATCTTCGCGAACGGCAAGAACGCGACCGCGAAGATCGTGGGTACGGATGCGAAGACCGACCTGGCGGTGCTGAAGGCCGACGGGGTGTCCGGGCTGTCCCCGGCCAAGTTCGGCGACAGTGACGCGATGCAGGTCGGCGACACGGTGCTCGCACTCGGTAGTCCGCTGGGTCTGCAGGGCTCGGTGACCGCCGGCATCATCAGCGCCCGGGAGCGGACCATCCGGGCCGGCGACCAGTCGGACGAGCTGGAGCAGCAGCGTGGGGCGACCTCGATCTCCGGCCTGTTGCAGACCGACGCGCCGATCAACCCGGGCAACTCTGGCGGAGCCCTGATCAACACCAGGGGCGAGGTGATCGGCATCAACACCGCCATCGCCACCGCCGGGCAGGGGACCGGGAACATCGGCCTCGGCTTCGCGATTCCGAGCAACAAGGCCAAGGCGGTGGCCGAGACCCTGCGGGGCGGCGGCAAGGTCAGTCACCCGTCCCTCGGGGTCAGCGTGGGTGACGCCGAACAGGGCGGAGCCCTGGTCAGCACGGTCGTCCCGAACAGCCCGGCGGCCCAGGTCGGCATGCAGCAGGGTGACGTCGTCGTCAGCTACGGCGGAAAGGCGATCAACGACGCCAACGACCTGGTGGCGGCGGTCCAGGCCGGCAAGGTCGGCGACCGGGTGGAGTTGAAGTTCCTCCGAAACGGGGCGGAAAAGACGGCAACCGTAACGCTCGCCGAAACGTCCTAACAAGAAGTACGGCAACATCGAGGGCGGATAGCCGGCAAAACCGGTTAAATCTGTCCCCGTCAGCAACCTGCCTCCTCCCCACGGCGGCGGGCGGTGTGACCAAGGGGGTTGGTCACGCTGCCCGCCGCCGCCTCCATGCGTGGCCTTATCACCCTCCTCGGATGATGGCCTCTCACCCGAACCCGACAAAGGATCGGTAGTGGACGCGGTGCCTGTCTGTCGCGCGGCGCTGACCGGCGCCGAATCGGCTCACAACGCGCGGAGGCAGGCATGATCACGGCAACCATGACCCGCAGCGACGAGGAGATCCAGCGGGATGTGCTGGAGGAGCTGAGCTGGGACGCCTGGGTGCAGCCCAACGAGGTCGGGGTGAGCGTGCACGACGGCATCGTCACCCTCACCGGAGCGGTGGACAGCTACGCCAAGAAGTGGGCGGCCGAGCACTCCGCGCACCGGTTGCACGGGGTCCGTGCGGTGGCCAACGAGATCGAGGTACAGCTGCCCGGCTCGGCGGAACGCAGCGACACCGACATCGCGTTGGCGGCGAGCCGAGCGCTGGAATGGGATGCCTTCGTACCGTCCGAAAAGCTCGACGTGACCGTTGCCAACGGCTGGGTGATGCTGCGGGGCGAGGCCGAATGGGGCTACCAGCGGCGGGCTGCCGAACGGTCGGTTCGTCGGCTTTCCGGCGTACGCGGGGTCACGAACCTCATCGCCGTCCGGCCGCCCGGTGGCCCGCCGGCCCCGGAAGCGGTCAAGCGGGACATCCGTGATGCGCTGCTCCGTACCCTGCAGGGGAACGTCGACCAGATCACCATCGACGTGCGGAACGACGTAGTCGTGATCGGTGGCACCGTACGGTCGTGGATGGAGAAGGAGGCGGCGGAACGGGCAGCCTGGTCCGCGCCCGGCGTGAGTTCCGTGGACGACAGACTCGTCCTCGCGCCCGGGGAGACCGCCCGGTTCCTGACCGAATAGGTTCCTGACCGAGCAGGGGAGTGGAGGCGTCGGACCGGGGAACCCGCGAGTGGCCGCCGGGGAGTCCCGGAAGGGCACGCAGGCCTGCTGGATCCATCCGGAGGGCTCGTTCCGTGAATCAGACCGCACTCGACCGCTCGCTCCGCCCGAAACCGTTGCGGGTCGCGATGGTGGTACCCCCGTGGTACGAGGTGCCGCCGCCCGGTTACGGGGGTCTGGAGCAGGTGTGTGCCGCGCTCGTCGATGGTCTGGTGGCCCTGGGACACGACGTGACGTTGTTCGGGGCCGGCACCTGGACCGGCACCAGCGGTCGCTATGTCGCGACCGATGCCGAGGTGCAGCACGACCGACTCGGCCAGGTACTGCCCGAGCTGGTACACCTGGCCCGGGTCGACCAGTTGCTCTCGACCGACTCGTACGACGTGGTGCACGACCACACCACCATCGGGCCGCTCGTCGCGCCGCAACGGCCGGTCCCCACGGTAGCCACGGTGCACGGCGATCCCGCTGGCGAACTGGGTGACATCCTTCGAGGCGTACGCCCCTCGGTGGGGCTGGTGGCCATCTCCCACGCGCAGCGGCGACTGGTCCCGAAGCTGCCCTGGGCCGGTGTGGTCCACAACGGAATGCGCGCCGACGGCATGCCGCGCAAGTCGGCGCCGGGCACCGGGCCGGTGCTGTGGCTGGCCCGGTTCAGCGCGGACAAGGGGCCGGACCTGGCGATCCGCTCCTGCCGGGCGGCCGGGCTGCCGTTGGTGTTGGCCGGCAAGTGCAACGAGGCCTCCGAGCAGGCATACTTCGCCGAGGTGATCGAGCCGATGCTCGGCCCGGACGTGACCCTGGTCCGCGACCCGGACCGGGAGACCTGTCTCGAACTGCTGCTCGCCGCCCGTTGCATGATCATGCCGATCCGCTGGGAGGAACCGTTCGGCATGGTCATGATCGAGGCGATGGTCACCGGTACGCCGGTGGTGGCGCTCAACCGGGGGGCGGTGCCGGAGCTGATCCGCTCCGGTGAGACCGGGCTGATCTGCGACGATCCGGCAGAGCTGCCCGCAGCACTACGAGCCGTCGAGGCGCTCGATCCGGCCAGATGTGTGGCGCACGCCCGTACGGCGTTCTCGGCCGAACGAATGGCGCGCGGCTACGAGCAGGTCTACCGGGAGTGGCTGGCGAACCCCCGACCGGTCACCGTGGCCCGGCAGGCAGCCAGCACCCTGTTTCGGTGATCGCGTTTCGATAGTCCCCGTGACCGCGTTTCGACGGTCACCGATAAGGGGTAGCGCGACCGGTGCCCCCACCGAGACCATGGCGGCAGGAGGTGATCGCCATGGTCGCCATCAGCATCGATCGGTTGACGAAGTCCTTCGGTGATGTCGTCGCCGTGGACGGGGTGAGCATCGAGGTACGACCGGGCGAGGTGCTGGCCCTGCTGGGGCCGACCGGCTGCGGCAAATCCACCCTTCTGCGCCTGGTGGCCGGGCTGGACCAGCCGAGTGGCGGGCAGGTACGCATCGACGGTCGACCGGTGGACCAGACCGTGGCCCGGGAGCGGCGGGTGGCGTTGGTCTTCCCGGAGCAGGGGCTCTATCCGCATCTCACGGTCGAGCAGAACATCGCCTTTCCGCTGCGTGCCGAGGCCGATCCGACGGTGGACGTACCGGCCCGGGTGGCCGAGGTCGCCGAGCAGTTGGGCGTCACCGATCTGCTGCGTCGTCGGCCCGACCACCTCTCCGGTGGCGAGCGCCAGCGAGTGGCGATCGCCCGGGCGATCATCCGTCGGCCGTACGTGCTGCTGCTCGACGAGCCGCTGTCCAATCTGGAGGCGGGGGTGCGGGCGGAACTGCGTACCGAGGTGGCCGCCCTGGCCCGCCGGCTGGCGGTGACCACCCTGTACGTCACCCACGACCAGGTCGAGGCGATGACGGTGGCGGACCGGGTGGCGGTGCTGCGTCGGGGTGTGCTCCAGCAGGTCGGTCCGCCCGCGCAGATCTACGCCGATCCGGACACCCTCTTTGTTGCCGCCTTCGTCGGTACGCCCCGGGCCAGCCTGGTGCAGGCCGCGATAGTGGTCGAGGGCGACCGGGTGGTGGTCGATTTCGGCACGCAGACGCTCGAATTTGCCCGGGACGATCCGAGGTTCGCCTCCCTTGTGACGCGGCACACCGAGCGGGTGACGGTCGCGCTCCGGCCCGAGGCGCTGACCCCGGTCGCCGCAGACACGGAACCCGAAGGTAGGCCGGTGCTGCGCGGCCGGGTACGCCTGGTGGAGAACCTGGGGCACGAGGCGGTGGTGCACGTGGCCACCGGTGCGGTGCCGACCTCGGTGGCCGAGTCCAGGTTGGAGCTTCCCGACGTCGGCCGACACCTGGCCGACCTGCTCACGGACAGCTCGTCGTCGGCCGCCTCACACCGACCAGACGGCTTGCCGGCGACCGCCCGTACCGAGTACGGCTTCTATCCGGTCTACGACCCGGAACTGCCCGGCGACCCACCGCCGGCCGGCGATGTCGTGATCCGGGTACCCGCTCCGGTTCTGCCCCGCGTCGGCGAGGCGCTGACGCTGGCCGTCGACCCGGACCGGTTGCTCTTCTTCGACCGGGCCGGTGATCGCATCCGACTGGGCTGAGCAGCGGTTGGGGCTGCCCGTCGCCGTGGCCGGCTCGCACGATTGGTGCCCGTCGCCGTGGCCGGCTCGCACGGTTGGTACCCAACGACGTGAGTGGGCCCGCTCACCTAGGCAAGCGAGCCCAC is a window of Micromonospora polyrhachis DNA encoding:
- a CDS encoding S1C family serine protease; amino-acid sequence: MNEYETDPRRPSANAEPTNPIDESTRAERGSADSSGSMPQPTEAESMPRPADPGPTAPPADGSPLASVEPPTGTEPPASAPSGPASAPPAGVSGPASAPPVVPGGYPPSAWQPAHHRPVTHHNQPGWAGNPSAYQGHYPGSPGPVPFSGPADPRGGPPPMWSPHGPVVSGRVPGPSRLGRVLAAAAAALVLMAGSGIAGGVVALAIDGNLGSGGRTYTAAPIIDSADLPKIAAAVENSVVSISTGSGEGSGVVLTADGYVLTNNHVVASGSGDRVRVIFANGKNATAKIVGTDAKTDLAVLKADGVSGLSPAKFGDSDAMQVGDTVLALGSPLGLQGSVTAGIISARERTIRAGDQSDELEQQRGATSISGLLQTDAPINPGNSGGALINTRGEVIGINTAIATAGQGTGNIGLGFAIPSNKAKAVAETLRGGGKVSHPSLGVSVGDAEQGGALVSTVVPNSPAAQVGMQQGDVVVSYGGKAINDANDLVAAVQAGKVGDRVELKFLRNGAEKTATVTLAETS
- a CDS encoding ABC transporter ATP-binding protein, with the translated sequence MVAISIDRLTKSFGDVVAVDGVSIEVRPGEVLALLGPTGCGKSTLLRLVAGLDQPSGGQVRIDGRPVDQTVARERRVALVFPEQGLYPHLTVEQNIAFPLRAEADPTVDVPARVAEVAEQLGVTDLLRRRPDHLSGGERQRVAIARAIIRRPYVLLLDEPLSNLEAGVRAELRTEVAALARRLAVTTLYVTHDQVEAMTVADRVAVLRRGVLQQVGPPAQIYADPDTLFVAAFVGTPRASLVQAAIVVEGDRVVVDFGTQTLEFARDDPRFASLVTRHTERVTVALRPEALTPVAADTEPEGRPVLRGRVRLVENLGHEAVVHVATGAVPTSVAESRLELPDVGRHLADLLTDSSSSAASHRPDGLPATARTEYGFYPVYDPELPGDPPPAGDVVIRVPAPVLPRVGEALTLAVDPDRLLFFDRAGDRIRLG
- a CDS encoding BON domain-containing protein, whose amino-acid sequence is MITATMTRSDEEIQRDVLEELSWDAWVQPNEVGVSVHDGIVTLTGAVDSYAKKWAAEHSAHRLHGVRAVANEIEVQLPGSAERSDTDIALAASRALEWDAFVPSEKLDVTVANGWVMLRGEAEWGYQRRAAERSVRRLSGVRGVTNLIAVRPPGGPPAPEAVKRDIRDALLRTLQGNVDQITIDVRNDVVVIGGTVRSWMEKEAAERAAWSAPGVSSVDDRLVLAPGETARFLTE
- a CDS encoding glycosyltransferase family 4 protein, with the translated sequence MVVPPWYEVPPPGYGGLEQVCAALVDGLVALGHDVTLFGAGTWTGTSGRYVATDAEVQHDRLGQVLPELVHLARVDQLLSTDSYDVVHDHTTIGPLVAPQRPVPTVATVHGDPAGELGDILRGVRPSVGLVAISHAQRRLVPKLPWAGVVHNGMRADGMPRKSAPGTGPVLWLARFSADKGPDLAIRSCRAAGLPLVLAGKCNEASEQAYFAEVIEPMLGPDVTLVRDPDRETCLELLLAARCMIMPIRWEEPFGMVMIEAMVTGTPVVALNRGAVPELIRSGETGLICDDPAELPAALRAVEALDPARCVAHARTAFSAERMARGYEQVYREWLANPRPVTVARQAASTLFR